DNA sequence from the Maribacter dokdonensis DSW-8 genome:
CTCTTCAAAAATATAATCAAAACGCTTTTTTAATGAGGTCACTACCCTGCTATGAGCAAACAAAGGAATATTACCTTGCCTAAAGAAATATGGGCGAATATCATCTAAACCAGCCGTATGATCAGAGTGCTCATGGGTGTACAAAATACCATCTAGACGATTAACATGCTGCCTTAGCATTTGTTGTCTAAAATCTGGACCGCAATCAATTACATAGTTAAACTCTTTCCACGAAAGTAAGACAGAAACCCTTAGTCTTTTATCCTTCTCATTACTACTTAAACAAACAGGATGTGTACTACCAATAATTGGAATACCCTGAGAAGTCCCCGTTCCTAAAAAAGTAACACTTAATTTATTGGTCATGTGCTACAAATTTAATTCCTTTTTAATAAAATTAATGATGGAAATTAAAGAGATTAACATAATTGAGAGGCAATAAAAACAATTACCAAAACTTCTTCCATTTTTTTGGAGCTATTGCCCTTTGTAACAACCATTCTTTATAACTTTGTTAAAAGTTAAACAGCTAACAAAATGGCATCGGTATTAAAAAGAGATAGTGTCTTTGAAAATATTCCTTCTATAAAGGCAAAAACCTTAAGAATAAATTTAAATCCGGATATCTACGGAACTTTTGCAGAAATTGGCGCCGGGCAAGAAACCGCCCGTCATTTCTTTAGATCCGGTGGTGCATCTGGTACCATTGCAAAGGCAATGAGTGCCTATGACAAAGATTTTAGTGATGCTATTTACGGTGTAGAATCTGACGGACGCTATGTAACCCAAGCGAGGTTAAAGACCATGCTAGATTACGAAATGCAGTTAATGGAAGAGCGAATTAGTAGGGAAAATCACCCTGACCGATTATTTTTCTCTTATGCGAATACAGTAGCGACCATTGATTTTTCTAAGCGATATAAAGGTCATGGCTGGGTTGGGATCAGGTACCAATTAGACCCTAAGCAAAAAGAATTTGACGAAATTATATTACATATTCGTTTTAAGCAGAACGAAGCAAGACTACAACAAGAAACCCTAGGAATTCTTGGTGTAAACTTAATATATGGTGCTTTTTACAAGTATCATAAACCAAAGAAAATGTTGAAATATTTATATGACCATATAGATAAGGATACATTGGAAATAGACATGATCAATTTCTCCGGTCCAAATTTCAAAGAAGTGGATAACCGTTTAATGAGTTTACAACTTATTAAAAATGACATGACAGATGCTGTAATGTTCGGTCCTGACGGTAACAACCTTTTACCTGCGGCCGTACTTTACAAAAAGAACATATTGGCTTTACGTGGTAGTTTTAGACCCGTAACCAAGGTTAATTTAGATATGTTCGAGAAGTCTTATGATATTTTTATACGAGATAAAGGTGTAGACCAAAATAACACTATTGTCATTTTTGAAATAACACTTTCCAACTTAAAAGCTTCTGGTGAAATTGATGAACAAGATTTCATGGACAGGGCAGAATTACTGTGTTCACTTGGTCATTCGGTAATGATTTCCAAATTCCAGGAGTATTATAAATTGGTAGAATACTTTAACAATTATACCAAAAACAGAATTGGTCTTACAATGGGTGTAAATAACCTTGTAGACATATTCGATGAAAAGTACTATCGTCACTTAAGTGGTGGCATACTTGAGGCTTTTGGTAAACTATTCTTTAAAGATTTACAGGTATACCTTTATCCAATGAAAAACCCAGATACCGGGCAGATCATGACAAGCAACAACGTTAAGGTTCACCCTCGTATGAAAGAATTGTACAAATTCTTTAAATACAATGGTAAGGTTATGGATATCATTGATTACGAACCAGACGTTATGCATATTTTCTCTAGAGATGTGCTTAAAAAGTTGATGAACAATGAAGATGGCTGGGAAGAAATGTTACCAGAAGGTATTGCCGAAATTATAAAACAAAAACAATTATTTACTAGAAAAACCGAAGATCAAGAAGCTGAATAAGTTTTCTACCTTCGATTCCAAAAAATAAAAAATGCCCACAATAGTGGGCATTTTTAGTATTTTAAAAGTCTACAAAATTAATCTAATAACTGAGCTGCGTGGTCCTTGGTCTTTACCTTATCTATTACTTTAGTGACTATCCCCTCTTCATCAATTATAAAGGTTTTTCTATGAATACCATCATATTCGCGACCCATAAATTTCTTTAAACCCCACACGCCAAAAGCATTGATTACCGTATGGTCCTCATCTGCCAATAACGGAAAAGGAAATTCATATTTGTTTCTAAAATTTGTTTGTCTTTTTTCAGAATCGGCACTTACTCCTAAAAGTTCATAACCTTGTGATTGTAATTCCGCATAATTATCGCGTAAATTGCAAGCCTCTGCGGTACAACCAGGTGTACTTGCTTTTGGATAGAAAAATACTATTAGTTTTTTTCCTTTATAATCTGATAAATTAACAGTATTGCCATCTTGATCTTTAGCAGAAAATGATGGTACTTTATCACCAACTTTTAACGTATTCATCTATGATATTTTTTAAATTTGTGTTTAAATATTCTCAATCAAAATTAAACATTTAATGACGAAAGCCGAAAAAATAGCTTTTACAATTGATACTTTACAAGAGTTATATCCAGAAATTCCTGTTCCCTTAGATCATAAAGATCCTTATACCTTATTAATTGCAGTATTAATGTCTGCCCAAAGTACAGACGTTAGGGTAAATAAAATAACCCCCTTACTTTTTGCAAAAGCGGACAACCCTTATGACATGATTAAACTGAGCATAGATGAAATTAGGGAAATTATTAAACCCGTTGGTTTATCGCCAATGAAAGCAAAAGGTATTTACGGATTATCAAAAATTTTAATAGAAAAACATAATGGTGAGGTTCCCCAAAATCTTGAAGATTTAGAAGAATTACCTGCTGTTGGCCATAAAACAGCGAGTGTAGTGATCTCACAAGCATTTGGAATTCCTGCTTTCCCGGTAGACACACATATTCACAGGCTACTATATAGGTGGGGGTTCACCAATGGTAAAAATGTAGTACAAACCGAAAAAGATGCCAAGAGGCTATTTCCAAAAGAAATTTGGAACGATCTTCACTTACAGATTATTTGGTATGGTAGAGAATATTCACCCGCTAGAGGCTGGGATCTTGAAAAAGACATAATCACCAAGACCATTGGTAGAAAAACGGTTTTAAATGATTACTATAAAAATAAAAAAACCCGCTAACTGCGGGTTTTTTATTAATTCAAAAATGTTTCGAATTCTAAATCTTCGTATTCAAATTCAAAGAGCGCTTGTGAATAGCTCAACAAGAAATTGATTGTTTTAGGACATACTTTATTAAATCCTGTCTGTTCTTGGTAATCTGAGTAAATTTTTTCCATACTTCCTACGTTGTTACAATAAAATAACGCAGCAAATTTGGAAATATTGTTTATTTAATTTTTACCCTCTATTAATTCGTAAGAACTATATTGTTTTTTTCAATGATTTTTCTAAGGTTAATAAGAGCATAACGCATTCTACCTAAAGCTGTATTGATACTTACACCTGTATTTTCTGAGATTTCTTTAAAGCTCATATCCTTATAGATACGCATTAACAAAACCTCTTTTTGATCATCTGGCAATTCTTCTACCAATTGTCTAAGATCAGTATCTATTTGATTTTTAATTAGTTGTTTTTCGGCATTTAACTTATCATCTCCAATTACAGAGAAAATATTAAAGTCATCGCTGCCTTCAAACATTGGCATTCTTTTGTTTCTTCTAAAGTGGTCAATGATCAAGTTATGTGAAATTCTCATTACCCAAGGTAAAAATTTACCTTCTTCACTATACTTACCTCTTTTTAAAGTTTTGATCACTTTAATAAAAGTATCTTGAAAAATATCTTCTGTAATATCCCTATCTAAAACCTTAGAATAGATAAAACTAGTAATACGCTGATTGTGTCTGTTAATTAAAATTTCAAGGGCACCTTCGTTTCCGTTGATATAATCCTTAACTAATTCTGAGTCTTCAATTTGTAGTTTCATACGAGTTACTTTCTTTAATTGGTTAAGATTGGGAAAATCTTTTTAGTTAATTGGTTTGTTTTTTATTTCTGATATAAAACTAGAGAAAAGGGGGGCTGTAGGAAAAAGTATGTTGTCAAACCGCGTTTTTTTGATGTGAAACATCGAAAAAGTATATTTCCATACAATAAATAGTATTTAGTATAGTTCGGCGGGCAAATTGTAAGAAATCAAAAATCTCACTGAAAGCCCTTAAGTATTGCTAATACAATAGAATACATATATATAAGAAGAGGTAATATATTATTTGTCCTACAAGAATAAATACTACAACAAACAAAACTTGATAATAAATAAGTAGTAGAAATGAAAAAACCCTTAAGCTTAGCTTAAGGGTTTATATATGATGTAAGATTGTTCTTAGTTCAAATTAGTTTCGAACTGCAATCCTTTTGCCTCAGTTACATTTAAAGATTTAGAATAAGACAGTAAAAACTGAATAGTTTCTGGTTTAGCTTTTACTACTTTAGTGTTATTCTGGTTCTTAGTGTATAATTTTTCCATGCTATTTGTTGTTTAGGTTCATCTAAAGAACGACACATGGATGAAGATAGTAGATCCACTCGACCTAAGACCAATTAATTCGTTAAAACTATATTATTGGCCTCAACAAGCTTTCTAAGGTTTATTAAAGCGTAGCGCATTCTTCCTAACGCAGTGTTAATACTCACACCCGTATTATCGGAAATTTCTTTAAAGCTCATATCTTTATATATACGCATCTCTAAAACTTCTTGTTGATCCTCCGGTAGCTCTTTTATCATTCTCAATAGATCAGTATCTATTTGCTCTTTTATCAATTGCTTTTCCGCATTCAATTTATCGTCCCCTAACAATGAAAAGATATTATAGCTTTCCTTGCTATTATACATTGGCATTCTGTTATGCTTTCTAAAATGATCAATAACAAGGTTATGAGCTATACGCATTACCCATGGTAAAAATTTACCCTCTTCGTTATAGGCACCTCTTTTTAAGGTTCGTATAACCTTCATAAATGTATCTTGGAAAATATCTTCGGTAAGTTCACGGTCACCTACTTTAGAATAGATAAATCCTGTTAACCTAGAATTATGACGATTGATTAAAGCTTCAATAGCTTTTTCGTCTCCTTGAATATATTGCTTTACTAATTGGGAATCTTCAACTTGTACTACCATAACGTTACTTGTAGGGTTAAAATGCAGTCCCAAATTCAAAAAGAATAAGGGTCTAATGGTTAAATTCTAACTTAAAAAGTAATGTTGCGTTATAGGCGTATTGAATTAAAATGAGATCCCAAAGATATAAAAAAATAAATACTCTTATAAAAATGTGAAAATTTCTTACTGCATTTTTAGATAAACGGCATTTTTTAGTTCAGAAAAAAGGCAAAGCGTATCTTTGTATTCTTAGAAATTTGTATGCCTACACTTACCGAAATAAATCCGAAAGAAAACATTATAATCAAGGGTGCTAAATTGCACAACCTAAAAGATATTGATGTTGTTATACCTAGAAATAAACTTGTGGTCATTACAGGACTTTCAGGTTCTGGAAAGTCTAGTTTAGCTTTTGACACCTTGTACGCAGAAGGTCAAAGACGCTATGTAGAAAGCTTATCATCCTATGCCCGACAGTTTTTGGGCAAATTGGATAAACCTAAGGTAGATTACATTAAAGGTATAGCCCCAGCTATTGCAATTGAGCAAAAAGTGAATTCTACCAACCCTAGATCAACCGTTGGTACAACCACTGAAATTTATGACTACATAAAACTTTTGTTTGCGCGTATTGGTAAGACCTACTCCCCTGTTTCTGGTAACGAAGTAAAAAAACATACTGTTACAGATGTTGTTAACCATGTAAAAGCTTACACCGAAGGTACCAAGCTCTTACTTTTAGCACCTATTACCATTCGTGAAGATAGAGATGCCATAAAATCATTGGAATTATTTTCAAAACAAGGTTACGCACGTATTAAATATAATGACAGTGTAATGCGAATAGATCAAGCTCCCAAGGATATTGGCAAAAAGTTTGATCTTGTAATTGACAGAATCATTACCAAAGACGACGAAGATTTTTACAATAGATTGGCAAATGCCGTAGATACTGCCTTTTTTGAAGGTAAGGGCGAATGTATGATCGAGGAACTGGCAGATGGCAAACAAACACTTTTCAGTAATAAGTTTGAATTAGATGGTATTACATTTCTTGAACCGAATGTTCATCTCTTTAGCTTTAATAATCCCTACGGTGCTTGTCCAAAGTGCGAAGGGTACGGAGATGTTATCGGTATAGATGAAGATCTGGTTGTACCAAATACGGCATTATCGGTTTACGAAAATGCCATTTTCCCATGGAGAGGAGATAGCATGAGTTTTTATAGAGATCAGTTGGTCAACTCAGCATATAAATTTGATTTTCCAATTCATAAACCTTGGTTTGAACTTACTGAAGAGCAAAAACAATTGGTTTGGGATGGTAATGCACATTTTATAGGACTACATAAGTTCTTTGGAATGTTAGAAGAGAAAAGCTATAAAATACAAAACAGGGTAATGCTCTCAAGATATAGAGGTAAAACCAAATGTAATGTTTGTAATGGCAAAAGGTTACGTCCAGAGACGGATTATGTGAAAGTTGGCGGAGCTTCCATTTCTTCATTGGTAGGGTTATCCATAGAAAAACTGATTCTGTTTTTTAACGACCTTAAATTAAATGAAAGTGACGCAACCATTGCAGCAAGACTTTTAGTTGAAATAAACACACGGTTAGGATTTTTGGATAAGGTGGGTTTAAATTACCTAACCATTAACAGAAAATCCAATACATTATCTGGTGGAGAAAGTCAGCGTATAAATCTAGCAACCTCTTTAGGTAGTAGTTTGGTAGGTTCCATGTATATTTTAGATGAGCCAAGTATTGGACTACACCCAAGAGATACTGAAAATTTGATAGAGGTTTTACTATCCTTACGTAATCTGGGCAATACCGTTATAGTGGTTGAACATGACGAAGATATCATGAAGGCCGCAGATGTGGTTATAGATATAGGTCCAGAAGCCGGTACACATGGCGGCGAAGTAGTGGCTCAAGGTACACTTAAGGAAATACTTAAGTCAAAATCGCTCACGGCCCAGTATCTAAATGGTAAAATGGAGATTAAAGTTCCTAAAGAACGTAGAACTTCAAAAAACCATATTACTATAAACGGTGTTCGTGAAAACAACCTTAAAAACATCAATGTTACTTTTCCTTTAGATATGTTAACCGTAGTAACAGGTGTATCTGGTAGTGGAAAAAGTACTTTGGTCAAAAAACTGTTATATCCTATAGTACTTAAAGAAACTGGGGGGTATGGAGAAAAAGCAGGTCAGCATACTTCTGTGGAGGGCAAGTACAAACATATTAAACACGTAGAATTTGTAGATCAAAATCCTATCGGGAGATCTTCACGCTCTAATCCTGTAACTTACATAAAGGCATATGATGATATTAGAAGTTTGTTCGCTGGCCAAAAACTGAGCAAGATTAGAAATTACCAAGCAAAGCATTTTTCATTCAATGTCGATGGCGGTAGATGTGAAAAATGTAAAGGTGAAGGTGAAATCACCGTAGAAATGCAGTTTATGGCAGATGTTCATTTGGAATGTGAAACTTGTGGTGGTAAACGATTTAAAAAAGAAGTACTTGAGGTCACTTTCAATAATGCCAATATAGACGATGTACTTAATATGACCATTGACGATGCTATTCAGTTTTTTGAAACCGGAGAGCAGACCAAAATAGTCACTAAACTAAAACCTTTACAAGATGTTGGTTTGGGGTATGTAACATTGGGGCAATCTTCATCTACCCTTTCTGGTGGAGAGGCACAACGTATTAAATTAGCATCTTTTTTGATTAAAGGTAGTACCAAAGAAAAAGCGCTCTTCATTTTTGATGAGCCAACTACGGGATTACATTTTCATGATATTCAAAAACTATTGAAATCATTTAACGCACTTATTAAGAAAGGACATTCTATAGTAGTCATAGAACATAATATTGATTTAATTAAATGTGCAGACTACATTATAGATCTTGGTCCAGGTGGCGGTGAAAATGGTGGACAATTATTAGCCGAAGGTACTCCAGAAGAGGTTGTAAAAAGCAAAAAATCGTACACGGCGAACTACCTAAAAGAGAAAATAAATTAAATTTACTCCAAAAACAAAGTATTTAAATATATTACAAACCATTGATTATCAATATTATAATCAATGGTTTTGATTTTTGGCACGCTGTTTGTAATGTACTAAGGGAATGTAAATAATTACATTTAGAACAACTGCTCCAAGGGGCAGATTTAAACCTTATATTATGAAGAACTTAGTACTCCTTTTTACAGCGATGATTTTTAGCACCACAGGTGTTTTCGCTTCAGGTATTAGCGAAGATAAGGTTGCAAACAGCAATACTTATAGATATGACAACTCATTTATTTTTATAGAAAACGGAATTACTTTTTCTGTTTACCCAGATGGTGAATTTGATTTTTATATTGAAAACCAGGTAACAGGAAGTAGAAACGGAGTAACGTTCAATTCAGGTTACGATTATAGTCCATTTGCTCAATATGATGATTATGGTGCTGTAATTCAAGTAGAAAATGTGCCTATTTATTATGACTATTATGGTCGTGTTAATCAAATTGGTGATGTTAATATCAATTACAGAAACAACAGAGTACGTAGTATAGGTGGTATGTACGTATACTATAACAACCGTGGTTTTTATGATTACCATACCGGTTATATCAATATTTACAACAGAAACTATGTGTACCGTCCTTTCCATAGATGGTTCGTTAGACCAGCAGTAGGATTTAGTTTGGTATTTAATAGTCCGTACAGAAGATATTACACACCAGTAAGATATTCTTACTACAGACCTTATAGAAATAATTTCAGAAGGGCTTATGTAAATGTTGGTAAGCAGTATAGATATAATAAAGTAAGAAATAACAGAACTAAAATTTATAGAAACGATAAGCGTGTAGCCGTAAGAAATAATACATACAGAAGTAACAGATCAGTGGCTAAAAGAGACAATGGATTAAGAACCGGTAGATCGGTTGCCGCTAACAATACTTCAAGAAACAATAGAAACTCAACGGTCAATAGATCTACTACTGTTAGACGTAGTAATACCAATAGTGGTAGAACTACACAAAGCAGAACGGTTACTAGAAGTTCTAATAACGGAACAGTTAAAAGAAGTACTACAGTAAATCGTAGTACGCCAAATAGAACGGTTACAAAAAGAGAGGTAACACGTACACCAAAAAGTACTACGGTAAAAAGAAGTACTACAACGTACAAGAGACCCGTTAGCAGAAGTGCAAATACTAGAACAGCTACAAATACCAGAACACAGCGTAGCACTTTTACAAGAAAAGCGACCAAGAGTCCTTCTAGAAGTACGGTAAGTAGAAGTTCTAATTCAAGATCTGTAAGTAAAGCTCCTTCTAGAAGCTCAAGCTCTAGAACAAGTTCTGCAACTAGAAGTAGTAGAAGAAATTAAAATAAGTTTTTAGGTTGGTTAGTTGTAAAGCGCCGTAATGAATTCATTCATTATGGCGCTTTTTTAATGCAATAATCCCTCCTCGGGAAATAATTTTCTAAACTTTTTAGGTAAACTAGTAACTATCTTCATTTTCTCTTGGGTAAAAGGATGAATAAACTCTAAGGTGCCGGCATGTAAGTACAGACCTTTACCCTTTAATTGCAACCCTTCAAGAAAATAAATAGCATCGCCCAAAATGGGATTTCCAATAGATAGTAAATGTTTTCTAAGTTGATGCCTTCGCCCCGATCTTGGATTTAGCTTTACCAGATTTAAAAATGAAAAACGTTCAGACTTTAGAGATTTTACTACCTTAAAACTAGAACTAGCAGGTTTATCATCTATAGCATCATCAATAACC
Encoded proteins:
- the bcp gene encoding thioredoxin-dependent thiol peroxidase, whose protein sequence is MNTLKVGDKVPSFSAKDQDGNTVNLSDYKGKKLIVFFYPKASTPGCTAEACNLRDNYAELQSQGYELLGVSADSEKRQTNFRNKYEFPFPLLADEDHTVINAFGVWGLKKFMGREYDGIHRKTFIIDEEGIVTKVIDKVKTKDHAAQLLD
- a CDS encoding endonuclease III domain-containing protein, translated to MTKAEKIAFTIDTLQELYPEIPVPLDHKDPYTLLIAVLMSAQSTDVRVNKITPLLFAKADNPYDMIKLSIDEIREIIKPVGLSPMKAKGIYGLSKILIEKHNGEVPQNLEDLEELPAVGHKTASVVISQAFGIPAFPVDTHIHRLLYRWGFTNGKNVVQTEKDAKRLFPKEIWNDLHLQIIWYGREYSPARGWDLEKDIITKTIGRKTVLNDYYKNKKTR
- a CDS encoding RNA polymerase sigma factor, with protein sequence MKLQIEDSELVKDYINGNEGALEILINRHNQRITSFIYSKVLDRDITEDIFQDTFIKVIKTLKRGKYSEEGKFLPWVMRISHNLIIDHFRRNKRMPMFEGSDDFNIFSVIGDDKLNAEKQLIKNQIDTDLRQLVEELPDDQKEVLLMRIYKDMSFKEISENTGVSINTALGRMRYALINLRKIIEKNNIVLTN
- a CDS encoding RNA polymerase sigma factor, with product MVVQVEDSQLVKQYIQGDEKAIEALINRHNSRLTGFIYSKVGDRELTEDIFQDTFMKVIRTLKRGAYNEEGKFLPWVMRIAHNLVIDHFRKHNRMPMYNSKESYNIFSLLGDDKLNAEKQLIKEQIDTDLLRMIKELPEDQQEVLEMRIYKDMSFKEISDNTGVSINTALGRMRYALINLRKLVEANNIVLTN
- the uvrA gene encoding excinuclease ABC subunit UvrA produces the protein MPTLTEINPKENIIIKGAKLHNLKDIDVVIPRNKLVVITGLSGSGKSSLAFDTLYAEGQRRYVESLSSYARQFLGKLDKPKVDYIKGIAPAIAIEQKVNSTNPRSTVGTTTEIYDYIKLLFARIGKTYSPVSGNEVKKHTVTDVVNHVKAYTEGTKLLLLAPITIREDRDAIKSLELFSKQGYARIKYNDSVMRIDQAPKDIGKKFDLVIDRIITKDDEDFYNRLANAVDTAFFEGKGECMIEELADGKQTLFSNKFELDGITFLEPNVHLFSFNNPYGACPKCEGYGDVIGIDEDLVVPNTALSVYENAIFPWRGDSMSFYRDQLVNSAYKFDFPIHKPWFELTEEQKQLVWDGNAHFIGLHKFFGMLEEKSYKIQNRVMLSRYRGKTKCNVCNGKRLRPETDYVKVGGASISSLVGLSIEKLILFFNDLKLNESDATIAARLLVEINTRLGFLDKVGLNYLTINRKSNTLSGGESQRINLATSLGSSLVGSMYILDEPSIGLHPRDTENLIEVLLSLRNLGNTVIVVEHDEDIMKAADVVIDIGPEAGTHGGEVVAQGTLKEILKSKSLTAQYLNGKMEIKVPKERRTSKNHITINGVRENNLKNINVTFPLDMLTVVTGVSGSGKSTLVKKLLYPIVLKETGGYGEKAGQHTSVEGKYKHIKHVEFVDQNPIGRSSRSNPVTYIKAYDDIRSLFAGQKLSKIRNYQAKHFSFNVDGGRCEKCKGEGEITVEMQFMADVHLECETCGGKRFKKEVLEVTFNNANIDDVLNMTIDDAIQFFETGEQTKIVTKLKPLQDVGLGYVTLGQSSSTLSGGEAQRIKLASFLIKGSTKEKALFIFDEPTTGLHFHDIQKLLKSFNALIKKGHSIVVIEHNIDLIKCADYIIDLGPGGGENGGQLLAEGTPEEVVKSKKSYTANYLKEKIN